The Lodderomyces elongisporus chromosome 6, complete sequence region gatcTCTTGATCTCTTTGTCGCTAACTTATTGTCACAAACTTTAGTgtcaaaaaaatgaaaaaacaagacaaagaatcaaagctttttctttttctgttttgctTCTCgcttttgaattttttttttttcttaaattttttttttttttattgaaaagttttcccaaaaccaaaaaaggaTTGAATAAAAGGCATCGATATAAAGCCAGTCATTTTTACTTCTGGACCAACCACCTTATAGGAACAACCATACCCATCCACACACCCTCAAagtcaaactcaaactcaaactcaaactcacAACAAGGATGTCTGAATCTTCATTTATGCATTTGGTGAGACCAAATGTGATAGCGCCAGCAGCAGGTGCAGCAAACGGCCCAGCAAAGATCACAATCCACACCCCAGCATACCTTACAATTTTAGAGATTGTTTCTAAGCAAGTGTTGGGTAAACGTACAATCGGTTCTTTACTTGGTGTTAGATCCGATGACGGTTTGGAGATTGAAATCAGGGATGCATTTATGATTCCAATTACGGAGACTGGCGACTCGATTGCCATTGAAGAACAATCACACAAAGTCTTATATCAATTATACAAGAAAGCACATCCAAAGGAGTCAGTATTGGGTTGGTTTGGAAGTGCGTCTCAAATAGATGACACTACTAGTTTGATCCATGATTTCTATTCCAAAGGTGTTGACCGTGCATTTCCTCACCCAGCTATATACTTGAATGTTGAATATTTGGATAGTGCGGGTAAACCAACTGCTCCAAAAGTGACCACATACATTGGTGCTGCAGTGGGTAAGCCGGTATCAAAGACCAATGTGCAAATTGGATGGAACAAGACTgccaacatcaacaactcaTACATCTTTACACCAATCCCCAATGAAATCTTTAATGGAACTACAACTGAAAAGATTGCATT contains the following coding sequences:
- a CDS encoding uncharacterized protein (MEROPS:MER0030133), with amino-acid sequence MSESSFMHLVRPNVIAPAAGAANGPAKITIHTPAYLTILEIVSKQVLGKRTIGSLLGVRSDDGLEIEIRDAFMIPITETGDSIAIEEQSHKVLYQLYKKAHPKESVLGWFGSASQIDDTTSLIHDFYSKGVDRAFPHPAIYLNVEYLDSAGKPTAPKVTTYIGAAVGKPVSKTNVQIGWNKTANINNSYIFTPIPNEIFNGTTTEKIAFKTLQEATLEKSRGSSSPTQASELLNGDLSYLSVSIQETRANVEDLLKYIDSQSQNSTSDDNIDLLRKLSNSLLTKPPILSNVDELNKAFESHNQDVIMIELMTKAVKEQIETSAKLTAASEAEKRY